A portion of the Alphaproteobacteria bacterium genome contains these proteins:
- a CDS encoding UDP-N-acetylmuramoyl-L-alanine--D-glutamate ligase yields MIEVTLYRGKKVAVFGLARSGLSAAKSLIGGGAEVLAWDDDEKNRNIASGENIPLVDLNSVDWKNISALVLSPGIPHTFPTPHPIVIAARGANVKIISDIYLLMHTQTKAKYIGITGTNGKSTTTSLIAHILKQAGENVQVGGNLGQAALTLEPVGDGGYYVLELSSYQLELMPDCKLHAAVHLNLTPDHLDRHGDMDGYLNAKKNIFANQQKSDAAIIGIDDAPSKKMFDEISARNLQKTFALSVGQKVERGAYVADGILYDAMPSRTEKIMDLRDAAALPGEHNWQNAAAAYMITKFLNVPRGTICELIANFPGLAHRQQKIATIDGIAFINDSKATNPEAAAKALACYKPIYWIAGGKPKGEDLDACAPFYRNIQQAFLIGQAAEMFGKILSPHMPYKISGTLEQAIADAAAQAKQDGMYNPVVLLSPACASFDQFRDFEHRGEVFCKTVLELEQINKRKTA; encoded by the coding sequence ATGATTGAAGTCACGCTGTATCGCGGAAAAAAAGTCGCCGTCTTTGGACTTGCCCGTTCCGGCCTGTCGGCGGCAAAATCGCTGATCGGGGGCGGCGCAGAAGTTTTAGCGTGGGACGATGACGAAAAAAATCGCAATATTGCATCGGGCGAAAATATTCCTCTGGTCGATTTGAATTCTGTAGATTGGAAAAATATTTCCGCGCTCGTTCTCAGCCCCGGCATTCCACACACATTTCCCACGCCGCATCCGATTGTGATTGCCGCGCGCGGCGCGAATGTAAAAATTATTTCCGATATTTATTTGCTGATGCATACGCAAACAAAGGCAAAATATATCGGCATCACCGGCACGAATGGCAAATCGACAACCACCAGTTTGATCGCGCATATTTTAAAACAAGCCGGCGAAAATGTTCAAGTCGGCGGCAATCTTGGCCAGGCCGCATTGACATTGGAACCGGTTGGCGATGGCGGATATTATGTTTTGGAATTATCGTCCTATCAATTGGAATTGATGCCGGACTGCAAATTGCACGCGGCAGTGCATTTGAATTTAACGCCGGATCATTTGGATCGTCACGGCGATATGGATGGATATCTGAACGCCAAGAAAAATATTTTCGCAAATCAGCAAAAATCGGACGCGGCGATTATCGGCATCGACGATGCGCCCAGCAAAAAAATGTTCGATGAAATTTCCGCGCGCAATTTGCAGAAAACTTTTGCATTGTCGGTCGGACAAAAAGTCGAACGCGGCGCCTATGTGGCCGACGGAATTTTATACGATGCCATGCCCAGCCGTACCGAGAAAATCATGGATTTGCGCGATGCCGCCGCCCTGCCCGGCGAGCATAATTGGCAAAATGCCGCTGCCGCCTATATGATAACAAAATTTCTAAATGTTCCACGTGGAACAATTTGTGAGTTGATCGCGAATTTTCCTGGGCTTGCGCATCGCCAGCAAAAAATCGCCACGATCGACGGCATCGCCTTTATCAATGACAGCAAGGCCACCAATCCCGAAGCGGCCGCAAAAGCGCTGGCTTGTTACAAGCCGATTTACTGGATCGCCGGCGGCAAACCGAAAGGCGAGGATCTGGATGCCTGCGCGCCGTTCTATCGCAATATCCAACAAGCGTTTTTAATCGGTCAGGCGGCGGAAATGTTCGGCAAAATTCTATCGCCGCACATGCCGTATAAAATTAGCGGCACGCTGGAACAGGCGATTGCGGATGCCGCCGCGCAAGCCAAACAAGATGGCATGTATAATCCAGTTGTGTTGTTGTCCCCCGCCTGCGCCTCATTCGATCAGTTCCGCGATTTCGAGCATCGCGGCGAAGTATTTTGCAAAACGGTTTTGGAACTGGAACAAATCAATAAAAGAAAGACCGCCTAA
- a CDS encoding cell division protein FtsW, giving the protein MITLARTNTSALSQWWWTVDRWLLAAFLILITIGILLSLAASPAVADMLGLNSFYFFKRQLFYLIAAILIMFGASILPPKQIKFLAIVVLGIAILCLILTFFAGTEIKGARRWLSLPGFSLQPSEFIKPSFAVVAAWLFSEQHRRPEFRGTAFSIALWLFIFSMLVLQPDLGMAFVVSCVWGFQFFLAGLSMFVVVGLIISAGGAAFGAYYLFPHFASRIDRFMDPSSGDTFQVQRSMEAFINGGFMGQGPGEGTVKSTIPDVHADFVFAVAGEEFGLIPCLFIVAVFAFIVLRGLKRLRGEGDLFLILAIAGLLVQFGLQAVINMASTLNLMPTKGMTLPFISYGGSSMLAISLGTGMLLGLTRKRPRT; this is encoded by the coding sequence ATGATTACCCTCGCCCGTACCAACACAAGCGCGCTTAGCCAATGGTGGTGGACGGTCGACAGGTGGCTGCTCGCGGCATTTCTGATTCTAATTACCATCGGCATTTTATTAAGCCTCGCGGCAAGTCCTGCGGTCGCCGACATGCTGGGCCTCAATAGTTTTTATTTTTTCAAACGCCAGCTATTTTATTTAATCGCCGCGATTTTAATCATGTTCGGCGCATCCATATTGCCGCCAAAACAAATCAAGTTTTTGGCAATTGTGGTGTTGGGCATTGCCATATTATGTTTGATCCTGACATTCTTTGCAGGTACGGAGATCAAAGGGGCGCGGCGCTGGTTATCCTTGCCGGGATTTTCGTTGCAACCGTCGGAATTCATCAAACCAAGCTTTGCCGTCGTTGCGGCTTGGCTGTTCAGCGAACAACACCGCCGCCCGGAATTTCGCGGCACCGCATTTTCCATCGCGCTGTGGCTGTTTATTTTCTCGATGCTGGTATTGCAGCCCGATCTTGGCATGGCGTTCGTCGTTTCCTGCGTGTGGGGATTTCAATTTTTCCTGGCCGGCTTGTCGATGTTCGTCGTCGTCGGCCTTATCATCAGCGCTGGCGGCGCGGCATTCGGCGCGTATTATTTATTCCCGCATTTCGCCAGCCGCATCGACCGGTTCATGGATCCAAGCAGCGGCGATACGTTCCAGGTGCAACGTTCGATGGAGGCATTCATCAACGGCGGATTCATGGGACAAGGCCCGGGCGAAGGCACGGTGAAATCCACCATCCCCGACGTGCATGCCGATTTCGTGTTTGCGGTTGCTGGCGAAGAATTCGGATTGATCCCGTGTCTGTTTATTGTCGCAGTGTTCGCATTTATTGTTCTGCGCGGCTTGAAACGCTTGCGCGGCGAAGGCGATTTGTTTTTAATCTTGGCTATCGCTGGCCTTCTGGTGCAATTCGGATTGCAAGCCGTAATCAACATGGCATCGACGTTGAATTTAATGCCAACCAAGGGAATGACTTTGCCCTTTATCAGTTACGGCGGATCTTCGATGCTGGCGATTTCATTGGGCACCGGCATGTTGTTGGGCCTGACGCGCAAAAGACCGAGAACATAA